From Aquabacter sp. L1I39, the proteins below share one genomic window:
- a CDS encoding amino acid ABC transporter ATP-binding protein yields MIDIQDAAPLVTVHEKPLLSVRGLRKTFGEREILKGISFDVMAGQTLVLIGPSGSGKTTVLRCLNYLETPSAGQIELQGEPIGGAYVGEAARWQPLPEARLALQRSRFGFVFQRFNLFPHLTALENVAIGPRKVLGVSAAVARARAAEQLARVSLSDHLHKRPSQLSGGQQQRVAIARALAMEPRLILFDEPTSALDPELVHEVLDVMGTLAREGMTMVVVTHEMGFARRVADRLIFMADGHIVEEGTPEAVFTAPREEKTQRFLAHVLNR; encoded by the coding sequence ATGATCGACATTCAAGACGCCGCCCCCTTGGTCACCGTGCATGAGAAGCCGCTTCTGTCCGTGCGCGGACTGCGCAAGACCTTCGGCGAGCGGGAGATCCTCAAGGGCATCTCGTTCGACGTGATGGCGGGCCAGACCCTGGTGCTCATCGGCCCCTCCGGCTCGGGCAAGACCACGGTTCTGCGCTGCCTGAACTATCTGGAGACGCCGAGCGCCGGGCAGATCGAGCTTCAGGGCGAGCCTATTGGCGGGGCCTATGTGGGCGAGGCGGCCCGCTGGCAGCCTTTGCCCGAGGCGCGCCTCGCGCTTCAGCGCAGCCGCTTCGGCTTCGTGTTCCAGCGTTTCAACCTGTTTCCCCATTTGACCGCGCTGGAAAACGTGGCCATCGGCCCGCGCAAGGTGCTGGGCGTCTCCGCAGCGGTCGCCAGGGCGCGCGCCGCCGAGCAACTGGCGCGTGTGAGCCTCTCCGACCATCTCCACAAGCGGCCCTCCCAGCTTTCGGGCGGCCAGCAGCAGCGCGTGGCCATTGCTCGCGCGCTGGCCATGGAGCCGCGCCTCATCCTGTTCGACGAGCCCACCTCCGCCCTCGATCCCGAACTGGTGCACGAGGTGCTGGATGTGATGGGCACGCTCGCCCGCGAGGGGATGACCATGGTGGTGGTCACCCACGAAATGGGCTTCGCCCGCCGCGTCGCCGATCGCCTCATCTTCATGGCCGATGGTCATATCGTGGAAGAGGGCACGCCGGAGGCGGTCTTCACCGCCCCGCGCGAGGAAAAGACCCAGCGCTTCCTCGCCCATGTGTTGAACCGTTAA
- a CDS encoding transporter substrate-binding domain-containing protein, whose product MFFPRSGTAISRRRLVQMSGLLLAAATLLPGALTPAKAGPLTLEDIKKAGVVRVGVEAAYRPFTFRDKGEIVGYDVDLAKQIFAPLGVKVEFIDTAWAGVIPALYAGNFDVIMTSLTYTKERVAKVGYSIPYTEATQEMLIRASDAGTIKNLDGMSGKILGVKLGSAGDTMKTKLEEKLKADTGKGFSEVKTYDDHPAAYLALAQGSVDGVINSLATLTQVVKDAPGKYVIVRDIGPRNWAGIGTRKEDTQLIDFLNERITALKANGEIYKLQEKWFGTQMKLSDKIPDFS is encoded by the coding sequence ATGTTCTTCCCCCGTTCCGGGACCGCCATCTCCCGCCGCCGTCTGGTCCAGATGTCGGGCCTGCTGCTCGCCGCCGCCACGCTTCTGCCGGGTGCGCTGACGCCCGCAAAGGCGGGGCCGCTGACCCTTGAGGACATCAAGAAGGCGGGTGTCGTCCGCGTGGGCGTCGAGGCCGCCTACCGGCCCTTCACCTTCCGCGACAAGGGCGAGATCGTCGGCTACGACGTGGATCTGGCGAAGCAGATCTTCGCGCCCCTGGGCGTGAAGGTGGAGTTCATCGACACCGCCTGGGCCGGCGTCATCCCCGCCCTCTATGCCGGCAATTTCGATGTGATCATGACCTCGCTCACCTACACCAAGGAGCGGGTGGCCAAGGTCGGCTATTCCATCCCCTATACCGAGGCAACGCAGGAAATGCTCATCCGTGCCTCGGATGCCGGCACCATCAAGAATCTGGACGGCATGTCGGGCAAGATCCTGGGCGTGAAGCTGGGTTCGGCCGGCGACACCATGAAGACCAAGCTGGAAGAGAAGCTGAAGGCCGATACCGGCAAGGGCTTTTCCGAAGTGAAGACCTATGACGACCACCCCGCCGCCTATCTGGCGCTGGCCCAGGGCTCCGTGGACGGTGTCATCAACTCGCTCGCCACCCTCACCCAGGTGGTGAAGGACGCCCCCGGCAAGTACGTCATCGTGCGCGACATTGGCCCGCGCAACTGGGCGGGCATCGGCACCCGCAAGGAAGACACCCAGCTCATCGACTTCCTGAACGAGCGGATCACGGCGCTCAAAGCCAATGGCGAGATCTACAAGCTGCAGGAAAAGTGGTTCGGCACGCAGATGAAGCTCTCCGACAAGATCCCCGACTTCTCCTGA
- a CDS encoding amidohydrolase family protein: MSEMLSGAEPLYDLVVTGATILTGAPASHCIENAVIGITNGRFALVEAATPAAPPPAARRTLDLPGRVITPGLVNVHTHANLSMVRGVAEDLGFAPAYTPGIPQGHMVSEEEAYAIARLGALEALLFGSTLINDTFVHAHVVTPAMADIGLRVWSCGRIHDVDFSGVSVGRWEHVDAIGDRTLQAALDLADRYEGKSFGRIGVQLAAHAPDTCSTPFLRRIGEAAREKGLRVTTHLSQSKVEVARIRERDGISPPELLEEVGLLNDRLTAAHCIHVSESDIARIGRAGIHVAHIAKGNATGATIAPTHKLRAAGAKLTLGTDNMHADMVEVMRWALAVGRIQIGSVTEDWQPSTVFEMATMAGARAMGLEDEIGSIEVGKKADFVAFDFRRPHLTPRTNALGNLVHVAQGRDVELVAVDGEVVVEDGRPTRVDADAIRREAAIAIENLWQRAKAG; encoded by the coding sequence ATGTCCGAAATGCTCTCCGGCGCCGAGCCGCTCTACGACCTGGTCGTCACCGGCGCCACAATTCTCACCGGCGCCCCAGCGAGCCACTGCATCGAAAATGCCGTCATCGGCATCACAAATGGCCGCTTCGCCCTGGTGGAAGCCGCCACACCCGCCGCGCCTCCGCCGGCGGCCCGGCGCACCCTGGACCTGCCGGGGCGGGTCATCACCCCCGGCCTTGTGAACGTGCACACCCACGCCAACCTCTCCATGGTGCGGGGCGTCGCCGAGGATCTGGGCTTCGCGCCGGCCTATACGCCGGGCATCCCGCAGGGCCACATGGTGAGCGAGGAGGAGGCCTATGCCATCGCCCGCCTCGGCGCCCTGGAGGCGCTGCTGTTCGGCTCCACCCTCATCAACGACACCTTCGTGCACGCCCATGTGGTGACGCCCGCCATGGCCGATATCGGCCTGCGGGTCTGGTCGTGCGGGCGCATCCATGACGTGGATTTCTCGGGCGTCTCGGTGGGCCGCTGGGAGCATGTGGATGCCATCGGCGATCGCACCTTGCAGGCCGCTTTGGATCTCGCCGACCGCTATGAGGGCAAGAGCTTCGGCCGCATCGGCGTGCAGCTTGCGGCCCACGCCCCCGACACCTGCTCGACCCCCTTCCTGCGGCGCATCGGCGAAGCCGCGCGCGAAAAGGGCCTGCGCGTCACCACCCATCTGTCCCAAAGCAAGGTGGAGGTGGCCCGCATCCGCGAGCGTGACGGCATCAGCCCGCCGGAATTGCTGGAGGAGGTCGGCCTCCTGAACGACCGCCTCACCGCCGCCCATTGCATCCATGTGAGCGAGAGCGACATTGCCCGCATCGGCCGCGCCGGCATCCATGTGGCCCATATCGCCAAGGGCAATGCGACCGGCGCCACCATCGCCCCCACCCACAAGCTGCGGGCCGCCGGCGCCAAGCTCACGCTGGGCACCGACAACATGCATGCGGACATGGTGGAAGTGATGCGCTGGGCGCTGGCCGTCGGCCGCATCCAGATCGGGTCCGTCACCGAGGATTGGCAGCCGTCCACCGTGTTCGAGATGGCCACCATGGCGGGGGCCCGCGCCATGGGGCTGGAGGACGAGATCGGCTCCATAGAAGTGGGCAAGAAGGCGGACTTCGTCGCCTTCGACTTCCGCCGACCCCATCTGACGCCGCGCACCAATGCGCTCGGCAATCTCGTCCATGTGGCGCAGGGGCGCGATGTGGAACTGGTGGCGGTGGATGGCGAAGTGGTGGTGGAGGACGGTCGGCCCACGCGAGTGGATGCGGACGCCATCCGCCGCGAGGCCGCCATCGCCATCGAAAATCTGTGGCAGCGGGCAAAGGCGGGCTGA
- a CDS encoding amino acid ABC transporter permease: protein MTIDWAVVEMAIPLLAVGTVMTLKIASLAAIFGLAGGIALGLIALGGWTWARWLVRAYVDFIRGTPLLIQIFIFFFGLPLMGLRLGEFWAGVIALSFNCAAYVSEIVRGTVGAVEKGQTEAAKSIGMTQDKILLYILLPQSIRPMVPALTNDVITLLKNTSLLSVISVYELTRSGQAIIASHFAPLEIFALLALYYYAIISVLSYMSRVIERRLPAW, encoded by the coding sequence ATGACCATTGACTGGGCCGTCGTCGAGATGGCCATTCCCCTGCTCGCCGTGGGCACGGTGATGACGCTGAAGATCGCCTCTCTAGCCGCGATCTTCGGCCTTGCCGGCGGCATCGCGCTCGGCCTCATCGCGCTCGGCGGCTGGACCTGGGCGCGCTGGCTTGTGCGGGCCTATGTGGACTTCATCCGCGGCACGCCGTTGCTGATCCAGATCTTCATCTTCTTCTTCGGCCTGCCGCTCATGGGGCTGCGGCTCGGCGAGTTCTGGGCCGGCGTCATCGCCTTGTCCTTCAATTGCGCGGCCTATGTGTCGGAGATCGTGCGCGGCACGGTGGGCGCGGTGGAGAAGGGGCAGACCGAGGCGGCCAAGTCCATCGGCATGACGCAGGACAAGATCCTGCTCTACATCCTCCTGCCCCAATCCATCCGCCCCATGGTGCCGGCGCTGACCAATGACGTGATCACGCTGTTGAAGAATACGTCGCTGCTCTCCGTCATCTCGGTCTATGAGCTGACCCGCTCGGGGCAGGCCATCATCGCCTCCCATTTCGCGCCGCTCGAAATCTTCGCGCTGCTTGCCCTCTATTATTACGCCATCATCTCCGTGCTCTCCTACATGTCGCGGGTGATCGAGCGGCGCTTGCCGGCCTGGTGA